The sequence GCCAAATTTCGAGGTCCGGGGAGGCGGTCTCACTCGTACGCATCCTGCGACACACCACCGCGACCAGACCCCGACCAGCAACGTCGCAGCCGTACCCGCTTCTGAAGACACGGCCTGGGCGCTTTCGTCCCGCCCGGCCGCGGCGTGGGGCGCTGCTCCGGACGGAGGGGACGCAGCCCCACCAAAGGCCCGGAGACGGACGTGCACGCCACTTCCCCAGGTGATCTGGCCGACACCACCACCCGGCCGACCGGGCGCGGAAGCTCGGTCGGCCGGGTCACGCGAGAAGAATGGTCAGGCGGGTGCGACCAGGTCGCGGTAGTCCTCGCTCCACAGGTCCTCGTCGGCGTCCGGCAGCAGCAGGACCCGGTCGGGACGCAGGGCGTCGATGGCGCCCTCGTCGTGGGTGACCATCACGATCGCGCCGGGGTAGGAGCCGACGGCGGCCAGGACCTCGCCGCGGGAGGCGGGGTCGAGATTGTTGGTCGGCTCGTCCAGCAGCAGCACATTCGCCCCACAGTGGACCAGCCCGGCCAGGGCCAGGCGAGTTTTCTCCCCGCCGGAGAGGACGCCCGCGGGTTTCTCCACGTCGTCCCCGCTGAACAGGAACGCGCCCAGGACCCGCCGGACTTCGCCGTCGGTCAGGTGCGGGGCGGCGTCCGCCAGGTTCTGCCGGACTGTGCGGGCGGGATCGAGGGTGTCGTGTTCCTGGGCGAAGTAGCCCAGGCGCAGCCCGTGCCCGTGCACCACCCGCCCCGAGTCCGGGGGCTCCTGGCCGGCCAGGATGCGCAACAGGGTGGTCTTGCCTGCTCCGTTGAGGCCGAGCACGACCAGGCGGCTGCCGCGGTCGACGGCGAGGTCGACGCCGTCGAGGACCTGGTGGTCGTCGTAGGACTTGGCCAGTGCGATCGCGCCCAGCGGCATCCGCCCGCACGGTGCCGGTTCGGGCAGCCGGATCCTGGCCACCTTCTCCGTGCGGCGGACCGGCTCCAGGCCGGCCAGCATGCGGTCCGCGCGGCGGGCCATGCTGCGGGCCATGACGGCGGTGGCCGAGCGGGCCTTCATCTTGTCCGCCTGCGCGTGCAGGGCGGCGGCCTTGCGTTCGACGTTCGTCCGCTCCCGCGCCCGGCGCCGCTGTTCCGCCTCACGCTGCGTCAGATAGGCGGCCCAGCCTGTGTTGTGGATATCGATCGTCGCCAGAGTGGCATCCAGATGGAAGACCCGGTTGACGACCTCGGCGAGCAGACCGGTGTCATGGCTGATCACCACCAGACCGCCCTGATGGCCGAGCAGGAAGGTGCGCAGCCAGGCGATGGAGTCGGCGTCCAGGTGGTTGGTCGGCTCGTCCAGCAACAGCGCACCGTCGTGACCGGAGAACAGGATCCGCGCCAGCTCCACCCGGCGCCGCTGCCCGCCCGAGAGATTGCCGACCGGTTCGGCGAGCACCCGCTCGGGCAGGCCCAGCCCGGCCGCCACACGGGCCGCCTCGGCCTCGGCCGCGTACCCGCCACCGGCTTGGAAAGCCGCCTCCGCATGGGCATAGGCGCGCATCGCCCGCTCCAGCGCGGCCTGTCCGGCGGCCTCCGCCATCGCGGTCTCGGCAGCACGCAGCCGGTGTAGCGCCGTATCCAGGCCACGCGCCGACAGGATCCGGTCCGTGACCGTCACGGCCGCATCGGCGGCGCGGGAATCCTGCGCGAGGAACCCGACCGAGCCGGTACGGCTGACCGTCCCCACGGCAGGCTTGGCCCGACCCGCGAGGGTGGTCAACAAGGTGGTCTTGCCTGCGCCGTTGCGGCCGACCAGGCCGATACGGTCACCGGGAGACACAGTGAAGGAGATGTCCGAGAGCAGCGGGCGGGCACCCGCACGCACCTCGACACCGCGAACGGTAATCATGGAATTACGCTCCGAAAAAGCGAAAGGACACACTTCTGGCGTGGAAGCGGGTCCTCAGCTAAGAGACTCGGGGCGTAGACATGCCTCCACCGTAACCGACGCTCCCCGCACGCCACATCCCCGAACCCGTGCAAGGCTGTCGGCGCACCGTGCAGCGCCCGCCACCTCGGCGCCCCCGTCACCCAGCTCCGCGACGAAGAGCTGCCGAAGGACGACGCAATCAAGTTCCCTCAGGCGTTTTCGGACATTCGACTGCTACGGCGGGCACGATTGTCGTGCCCGCTCTCGGCGATCACTGGCCCTTGAACGCGTGATGTCGTCATGGCGGCGTGCGGATGAGGCCGGTGCCGATGATGAATCCATCGAGTGCGAAGCTGCGGCACTGAAGCTGACATGGCTCGCGCCGAACGGCGGTGATCAGGCCCAGCGTAGTTGAGGCCACGTAACAGATGGCGCGAGGCGCCTCGCTGGGCGAGGGTCGTATTACCTGGGGGGTAATCGCGTGGCCGGGCGGGGCACGGCAAGGTGAAGTCATCGGGTTCCGGGCCGGCGCACTCCGGCTCGGGGCCTGAGTCAACTGACATGAATATCAAGCCACTTCACCGGAACGGGAGTCCCGTCATGTCGATCTACACCACTGCTGTTGCCCGCTACTTCGAGGCGTGGAACGCCACCGACGCCGACGCGCTCGCCAAGGCGGTTGCCGCGGCGTGGTCCGAGGACGGCACGTACACCGACCCGCTGGCCGACGTGGGCGGCCACGAGCAGATCGCCGCTGTGATCC is a genomic window of Streptomyces griseochromogenes containing:
- a CDS encoding ABC-F family ATP-binding cassette domain-containing protein is translated as MITVRGVEVRAGARPLLSDISFTVSPGDRIGLVGRNGAGKTTLLTTLAGRAKPAVGTVSRTGSVGFLAQDSRAADAAVTVTDRILSARGLDTALHRLRAAETAMAEAAGQAALERAMRAYAHAEAAFQAGGGYAAEAEAARVAAGLGLPERVLAEPVGNLSGGQRRRVELARILFSGHDGALLLDEPTNHLDADSIAWLRTFLLGHQGGLVVISHDTGLLAEVVNRVFHLDATLATIDIHNTGWAAYLTQREAEQRRRARERTNVERKAAALHAQADKMKARSATAVMARSMARRADRMLAGLEPVRRTEKVARIRLPEPAPCGRMPLGAIALAKSYDDHQVLDGVDLAVDRGSRLVVLGLNGAGKTTLLRILAGQEPPDSGRVVHGHGLRLGYFAQEHDTLDPARTVRQNLADAAPHLTDGEVRRVLGAFLFSGDDVEKPAGVLSGGEKTRLALAGLVHCGANVLLLDEPTNNLDPASRGEVLAAVGSYPGAIVMVTHDEGAIDALRPDRVLLLPDADEDLWSEDYRDLVAPA